From the genome of Aggregicoccus sp. 17bor-14:
GGGCGAGCGTCCCCTGCCCCCGTCTCCGCCGCCGGCCGCCGGTTGCGCGGGGGGCCGGCGGCGGCAACTTTGCCCGAGGGTGCTCCCGGCAGGACGGCCGGGCCCCCGGGGGTCCGATGCTCTCCAGTACCCAAGTGGGCTTTCGCGAGCGCACCATGGCCGATCCGCACGACGCGGCGGCCAGCCCGCTGCGGCCCGAGCGCGAGGCGGTGCTCAAGGCGCGCATCAAGGATCTGAAGCTGCACCTGGCCGGCACCGCGCTCGAGCGCGCCATCCAGCAGCTCTACGCGGAGCTCGAGGCCCGGGGGCTCTCCTTCCGCCCCGAGTGCTACCTCTCGGACCAGTGGGGCTGCCCCTCGGGGGTGCCGGTCATCGGTATCCCCTTCTACCTCGCGGACACGCGGCTGCACTCCATCGAGCAGGAGCTGGGCGGAGACCTCGAGACCGAGCGCGAGATCATGATGTACCTGCGCCACGAGGCCGGGCACGCCTTCAACTACGCGTACAAGCTCTTCGATACCCCGGAGTGGGTGAAGCTGTTCGGCGACTACGGCAAGCCCTACTCGGACAACTACAAGCCGCAGCCCTTCAGCCGCCGCTACGTGGTGCACATCTCCGGCTGGTACGCCCAGAAGCACCCGGACGAGGACTTCGCCGAGACCTTCGCCGTGTGGCTCACCCCGGGGCTGGACTGGGAGAAGCGCTACGCGGGCTGGGGCGCGCTCAAGAAGCTGCACTACATGGACGCGGTGGCCAAGCGCCTGGGGCGCACCCCGCCCGTGGTGCAGCTCAACGAGCGCGACCTGGACGTGGACGAGATGGAGGAGACGGTGGAGGCGCACTACCGCGAGCGCGCCCGCGAGGAGCACGTGGAGCTGCCCTTCCGCGAGCAGCTCGACCAGGACCTCTACGGCCTCTTCGAGCCGCCGGACGGCGCCCCCGCGAGCGCCGAGCCCTTCCTGCGCGCAGAGCGCCAGGCCCTCATCCAGGCCGTCAGCCAGTACTCGGGGCTCGCGAGGCCGCTGGTGAAGGCGCTGGTGGACCACCTCATCGCGCGCGCGACCGAGCTGCGCCTCACCCTGCACCTGGACAAGACGCGCGAGTACGTCCTCAAGCTCAGCTCGCTCGTCACCGCGCTCGCGATGAACCACGTGTACACGGACCGCTTCTTCGAGACGGACTAGCGGCAGGCCTCAGCGAGCTTCGGCGCTCCGGGGCACCTCCGCGCGCGTCGCGATGGCCAGGCGGTTCCAGGCGTTGATCGCCGCGATCATGAAGAGCAACTGCACCAGCTCGTCCGGAGGGAAGTGCGCGCTCGCCTCCTGCCAGACCGCGTCCGGCACGTGGCCCTGGGTGACGAACGTGACGGCCTCCGTCAGGCCGAGCGCTGCGCGCTCGCGCGCCGTGTAGAAGGGCGCCTCGCGCCACGCGGAGAGCAAGCAGAGGCGCTGCTCGCTCTCGCCCGCCTTGCGCGCTTCGCGCCAGTGCATGTCGACGCAGAAGGCGCAGCCGTTGAGCTGGGAGGCGCGCAGCTTCACGAGCTCGCGCAGCTGCGGATCGATTTGGATGCTCTCCCCGAGCTTCAGCATCGCGGCGAGCGCGCGGCCGCCGTGGGCTGCGAGGGGCAGCCGCTGGGCAGGGGTGACGGTGACTTCGGGGACGATGGGAGTGGCAGTGTTGGGGTTCATGCCCAGGTGACGGATGAGCCCGCCCGGGCGTGACAGCCCGGGCTCACGCGAGCGGCGCCAGGCGCAGCTTCTCCGGGTTGAGCACGGCGCGCAGCGCGAGGATCTTCGTTCCGTCCGTCTCGGTGGTGAGCACGAAGCTGGCTGCACCGTCCGTGCGCCCGACGATGGCCGGCCAGCCGTTGACCTCCTCCATCCCGTAGCGCAGGCCCGCGGACTCGGGGAAGCGCTGGCTGAGCAGCTGGAAGAGCCGCGCGATGGCCTCGGCGCCGTGCACCGGCTTGCTCGCGGCGCCCCGCACCCTGCCGCCGCCGTCCGTCCACAGCGTTGCGTCCTCGGCCAGCACCTGCTTCATCCCCGTCAGGTCACCCTGGAGCGCGGCCTGGAAGAAGGCGCCGAGGATGCGCTGGTGCTGCTCGCGCGAGGGGGCGAAGCGCGGCCGGCCCTCCTGCACCCGCTGGCGCGCCCGGTGCGCGAGCTGCCGGCACGCGGCCTCCTCCTTGCCGAGGAACGTGGCCACCTCCGCGTGGCTGTAGTCGAAGATCTCGTGCAGCAGGTACGCCGCCCGCTCGTCCGGCGTGAGGCTCTCCAGCAGGACGAGGAACGCGAGCGAGATGGACGCCGTGTCCGGGGGCTCGCCCGTGTGCACCGGCTCGGGCAGCCAGGGCCCGGGGTAGTCCGCCCGGCGCACCTGGGCCGCGCGCAGCTGGTCCACGCACAGCCGGCTCACGGTGGCCGTGAGCCAGGCGTCCGGGGACTCGATGCGCGAGGTGTCCGCCCCCGTCCAGCGCAGCCACGCCTCCTGCACCGCATCCTCGGCCTCCGCCATCGAGCCGAGCATCCGGTAGGCGAGCGAGAGCAGGCGCGGGCGGTTGCGCTGGAAGGTCTCGGCGGTGGACATGCGGGGCTCCTCCTCGGCCAGGCTTCGCGGTGCACCCCTGGCAGAAGCGACGACGGATGAGGGCCGGACTTCGTGACAGGTCCCCCGCCCCCTGCCCTGAAGCTAGGCGAAGCGCACGAGGCCGGGGAGCACCTCGCCGCTCTTCCCCTGTACGAAGTGGTGGAAGGCGTGGCCGTTGTCCGCCGGGTCCGCGTTCACGAGCCAGCACTGGGCGCCCGCCTCGCGCGCGACCTCCACCAGGCCGGCCGCCGGGTACACCGCGCCGGAGGTGCCGGCGGCGAGGAACACGAGCCGCGAGCCCGGCCCCGCCTCGATGAAGCGCTGGATGCGCGCGAGGTTGCGCTCGTCGAGCGCCTCGCCGAACCAGACGATGTGCGGGCGCAGGGAGCCACCGCACGCACCGCAGCGCGGCACCTCGCCGGCGGCATAGGCCGTGCGGTCCTCGAAGGGGGCGCGGCTGCAGCCCGCGCAGCGGCTCTTGAAGAGCTCGCCGTGCAGCTCCACCACGCGCTCGCTGCCGGCGAGCCGGTGCAGCCCATCCACGTTCTGGGTGGCGAGCAGGAAGCGGTCCCCGAGCCGGCGCTCCCACTCCACCAGCGCCCGGTGCCCGGGGTTGGGCTGCACGCCCGCGGCCGCCTGACGCCGCTGTGAGTAGAAGCGCCACACCAGCGCCGGGTCGCGGCGGAAGCCCTGCGGCGAGGCCACCTCCTGCACCGGGTGGCGCTCCCAGAGGCCGTCGATGCCGCGGAACGTGGGAATTCCGCTCTCAGCGGAGACGCCGGCCCCGGTGAGCACGAGGAGCCGGGTGGAGGGGTCGATTCGCAGTGTTTCCAACGGGTCTCCGTGTCCTGCCCTGAACTGGGGTACAGTCGGCGCTCCATTCCAGCACGGCGCGCATCTGTCCGAGTGCCCCCCCGCGCCGTCGAGGTTTCACACCATGGCTGAAGTCACCCTGGATCTGCGAGGCAAGCCCAAGGCCGAGGCGTACGCCGAGCTGAAGCGTCACACCGAGGCCGTGCTCGAGGGCATCGACGACGACATCGCTGGGATGTCCACGATGAGCTGCCTCCTGCACCACGCCTTCGGCCACCTGTGGACGGGCTTCTACCGGGTGGTGACGCCGGGCAAGCTGCTGCGCGTGGGGCCCTACCAGGGCACGCTGGGCTGCCTGGAGATCACCTTCGGCAAGGGCGTGTGCGGCACCTCCGCCGCCGAGGGCAAGACGCTGGTGGTGGAGGACGTGCACGCCTTCCCCGGCCACATCACCTGCGACGGCCGCTCGGCCTCGGAGATCGTGGTCCCGGTGTTCGGCAAGAACCGCGAGCTCATCGCGGTGCTCGACATCGACAGCGAGCACAAGGCCGCGTTCGACCAGGAGGACCGCCGCCACCTCGAGGAGATGATGGGCTGGTTCTCGCGCGCGAAGCGCTAGGGGCTAGGCGCTGCCCAGGCGCTTGCGGATCTCGGTCTCCAGGTGGGTGACCACCTCGGAGAGCGGGAAGGCGCTGGAGTCGAGGCGGATGGCGTCGTCGGCCGCCTTGAGCGGCGCCACCTCGCGCTCGGAGTCGGCGCGGTCGCGCGCCTGCTGGTCCGCGAGCACCTCGGAGAGCGAGCTCTCCACGCCCTTCTGGAACAGCTCCTCGTAGCGGCGGCGCGCGCGCACCTCGGGGTTCGCCTCGAGGAAGAACTTCAGGTCCGCGTCCGGGAACACCACCGTGCCGATGTCGCGGCCCTCGAGGATGGCGCCGCGCTCGGACTCCAGCGCGAGCCGCCGCTGCAGCGCGAGCAGCCCCGCGCGCACCACCGGGCGGCTCGACACCTGCGAGGCCCCCATCGAGTTCTCGGGGGTGCGGATGGCCTGAGACACGTCCTCGCCGTCGAGGAAGACCCGGTTCTCCTCCCCCACCACCTTGAAGTGCACGTGCACGCGGCCCAGCAGCTTCTCCAGGCCCGCGTCGTCGTCGAAGGCCAACCCCTCGCGCCGCGCCTTGAGCGCCACGCAGCGGTAGATGGCGCCGGTGTCCACGAGCGAGAAGTTGAGCCGGCGCGCGAGCAGCTTGGAGACGCTGGACTTGCCGGCGCCCGCGGGCCCGTCGATGGCCACGATGAAGGGACGCTGAACGGGGCGGCCGCTCACGCGAGGATCTCCTTCAGCGCCGCCACGCAGCGCAGGTTCTCCTCGCGCGTGCCCACGCTGATGCGCAGGCACGTGGGGTAGCCGTTGCTCGGGCGCACGATGACGCCGCGGCGCAGCAGCTGCTCGTAGACCTCGCCCGCGGGGCGGTGCACGTCCGCGAGCACGAAGTTCGCGTGGCTCTGCGTGAGCGTGATGCCCAGCTTGGGAAGCTCCTGCTCGTAGTACGCGCGCCCCTGCAGGTTGTTCTCGCGGGTGCGGCGCACGTGCTCCGCGTCGTCCAGCGCCGCGACCCCGGCCGCCTGGGCGAGGTTCGTGAGGTTGAAGGGCATGCGGCCGCGCTGCACGTAGCCCGCGAGCTTCGCGTCCATCACGCCGTAGCCGAGGCGCACGCCGGCGAGCCCGTAGATCTTGCTGAAGGTGCGCAGCGCGATGACGTTCGGGTGCGTGCGGAAGTACTCGAGGCCGCTCGCGTACTCGCTCCAGTCCACGAACTCGAAGTAGGCCTCGTCGTAGACCACCAGCAGCTCTTGGGGCACCGCGGCGAGGAAGGCCTCGAACTCGCTGCGCGAGAAGGCCGTGCCCGTGGGGTTGTCCGGGTTCGCGAGGAACACCATGCGGGTGCGCGGGGTCACCGCGCGCGCCATCGCCGGCAGGTCGTAGCGGTGCCCCGCCTTCATCGGCACCTCGACGAAGGGCCGCCC
Proteins encoded in this window:
- a CDS encoding putative zinc-binding metallopeptidase gives rise to the protein MADPHDAAASPLRPEREAVLKARIKDLKLHLAGTALERAIQQLYAELEARGLSFRPECYLSDQWGCPSGVPVIGIPFYLADTRLHSIEQELGGDLETEREIMMYLRHEAGHAFNYAYKLFDTPEWVKLFGDYGKPYSDNYKPQPFSRRYVVHISGWYAQKHPDEDFAETFAVWLTPGLDWEKRYAGWGALKKLHYMDAVAKRLGRTPPVVQLNERDLDVDEMEETVEAHYRERAREEHVELPFREQLDQDLYGLFEPPDGAPASAEPFLRAERQALIQAVSQYSGLARPLVKALVDHLIARATELRLTLHLDKTREYVLKLSSLVTALAMNHVYTDRFFETD
- a CDS encoding carboxymuconolactone decarboxylase family protein gives rise to the protein MNPNTATPIVPEVTVTPAQRLPLAAHGGRALAAMLKLGESIQIDPQLRELVKLRASQLNGCAFCVDMHWREARKAGESEQRLCLLSAWREAPFYTARERAALGLTEAVTFVTQGHVPDAVWQEASAHFPPDELVQLLFMIAAINAWNRLAIATRAEVPRSAEAR
- the sigJ gene encoding RNA polymerase sigma factor SigJ, with the protein product MSTAETFQRNRPRLLSLAYRMLGSMAEAEDAVQEAWLRWTGADTSRIESPDAWLTATVSRLCVDQLRAAQVRRADYPGPWLPEPVHTGEPPDTASISLAFLVLLESLTPDERAAYLLHEIFDYSHAEVATFLGKEEAACRQLAHRARQRVQEGRPRFAPSREQHQRILGAFFQAALQGDLTGMKQVLAEDATLWTDGGGRVRGAASKPVHGAEAIARLFQLLSQRFPESAGLRYGMEEVNGWPAIVGRTDGAASFVLTTETDGTKILALRAVLNPEKLRLAPLA
- a CDS encoding NAD-dependent deacylase — translated: METLRIDPSTRLLVLTGAGVSAESGIPTFRGIDGLWERHPVQEVASPQGFRRDPALVWRFYSQRRQAAAGVQPNPGHRALVEWERRLGDRFLLATQNVDGLHRLAGSERVVELHGELFKSRCAGCSRAPFEDRTAYAAGEVPRCGACGGSLRPHIVWFGEALDERNLARIQRFIEAGPGSRLVFLAAGTSGAVYPAAGLVEVAREAGAQCWLVNADPADNGHAFHHFVQGKSGEVLPGLVRFA
- a CDS encoding GAF domain-containing protein, encoding MAEVTLDLRGKPKAEAYAELKRHTEAVLEGIDDDIAGMSTMSCLLHHAFGHLWTGFYRVVTPGKLLRVGPYQGTLGCLEITFGKGVCGTSAAEGKTLVVEDVHAFPGHITCDGRSASEIVVPVFGKNRELIAVLDIDSEHKAAFDQEDRRHLEEMMGWFSRAKR
- the cmk gene encoding (d)CMP kinase; protein product: MSGRPVQRPFIVAIDGPAGAGKSSVSKLLARRLNFSLVDTGAIYRCVALKARREGLAFDDDAGLEKLLGRVHVHFKVVGEENRVFLDGEDVSQAIRTPENSMGASQVSSRPVVRAGLLALQRRLALESERGAILEGRDIGTVVFPDADLKFFLEANPEVRARRRYEELFQKGVESSLSEVLADQQARDRADSEREVAPLKAADDAIRLDSSAFPLSEVVTHLETEIRKRLGSA
- the hisC gene encoding histidinol-phosphate transaminase, which produces MRTLVQPYIETLKAYVPGKPIEETEREYGLKGVIKLASNENPLGPSPRAVEAMQQAAKSVHLYPDAASFTLVRKLSGHLGVKPEELVLGSGSNELIELLIRTFTTAEDEILLAQGSFPAYRISAQAHGRPFVEVPMKAGHRYDLPAMARAVTPRTRMVFLANPDNPTGTAFSRSEFEAFLAAVPQELLVVYDEAYFEFVDWSEYASGLEYFRTHPNVIALRTFSKIYGLAGVRLGYGVMDAKLAGYVQRGRMPFNLTNLAQAAGVAALDDAEHVRRTRENNLQGRAYYEQELPKLGITLTQSHANFVLADVHRPAGEVYEQLLRRGVIVRPSNGYPTCLRISVGTREENLRCVAALKEILA